Sequence from the Ailuropoda melanoleuca isolate Jingjing chromosome 10, ASM200744v2, whole genome shotgun sequence genome:
TGCCCGAGAGGCCGGGAGGTGAGGCAAAGCTGGCCACAAAGCAGTCCTGCGTCTCTGAGGGATgggcctgcctcagtttcccctgggGTCCCCGAGCATGCAGGCACTGGCAGGGGCAGTGGGACCCTGGTCATCTAGGCTCCCTGCAGCAGCACGAGGTGCCTTCCCCGTTCAAGCGTCAGcgcctcctctgagaagcctgaCAGGATTCCCACGTGTGACTCCCGCAGTCGCCGTCAGCCAGTCTGTGTCCCCGGCGGGATGGGGCTGATAGTGACCCCACACAGGCAGCATCTGCTGAGGGAATGAGCCCTTGAACAGTTTCCCTCACTCCCATCTTAGCAAACTCACTTGTAAACCGGACGGGCGGCTCGAGCCAGTCCTTCCCATCGCCTTTTCGAGAGGAATTTCTAAAGTCAAAACCCTCAGGGTCTCAGAAGCCGTTGGTTCTGAGGGAAACTGAATAGAAAGTCCCCTTCTGGTCTCATGAAGACATGGACGGCACCCAAGGTGTTTTACAGAGATCTcgtataactttatttttaagtcatctctacgccGACCGTGGGGTCCGAACGCACAGCCCAGAGGTCCAGAGTCGCATGCTCCaatgactaagccagccaggcgtccctccttACACAGGGACCCCAGCTTCCAGACCCCGCACCCTCATCCCGTCTCCGATCCTCTGTGGGGTGGGCTCACACAGCACAACGAACCCCCCAGCTTCTGGTGCGGACAGTGACACGCCACGGTGGTAGTGGGCGACGAGAACGAGCCCAGGGGGTCCGAGCTGCTGTCCGCCAGAGGCCCGGGCAGTGAGGCTGCCTTATAGTCCAAACGCCTCCCCGTTAACTGCCACGCAGCGAGATGGTAAGACACGTTTGCGGAATGGAAGTTAACTGCTGTCCGGCAACCCAGACACACTCAGACAAGTCGGAGGAACAGGAGCAAGAAAAGTGTGCACAGAGCGTGTGAACCTTGCCAAACAAGGTTTCCTCCCCCTACAAGGTGCCAAACCGAACGTTAGCTCCTCGGTATTGACAGGAAGGGTGGTGAGGTATTTTGGGATACgcatttattttgaataaaaaaaaatgtccttcaaCAACAGATACTGCACGTAGAGCACCAGGACTCATACCTGATGACTCCTCTTTCAGTTCTCAAATACACGCAGCTATTCGGACCCTGGTGAGAACCGTTCACAACCCCCAAGACACACTCCGCAACTTCCCTCCACCCAAGGGTACGTTAGCACCCAGAGTAAGAGTCGGGCCGGGATGTGCGAACTACTGGCTTCTAAAAGCTAACGCCAGagttcctcctccttcctgaccAAGGGAGGGTCTCCGAAACGAGAGGGCGTCTGCGTGTCCCCTCGGCCCGCTGAGTAGCAGGCGCGGCTGCCGGCTCCAGGGTCACCACACCTGGCATGACTGGATCACCTCCTTCAAGGCCTTCAGCCCCTCCACGCTCCTGTCCTTCACGGCCATGGCCAAGAGAACTGCTCTGTTTCCAGCTTCCTGAGACACGAACGTCACCAGGTtctttgcaaagacatggatgagAGGCTggtaaagggaaggagagaaaccaTTTTAACTGCAACAAATCTGTTTTCCCCTAGCGCCATCACAGAGTGTCCCCTAGGAACCTGACCGGCTTCCCGCACCCCTAGTAaatcacccccccccacccaagctCGATGCAGCCATGGTTCAGCGTTCAGCCAGCCTCCAGAACACTCCAGTCCTAAACAAAACGCTGAAGAGGCACCGTCATAGTCATTTTCTCGGTGCCTTTGGATCCTTGGTCTCTTTTGACTGTCATCCAGAAGGAATCACGAAAGGTATGCTGCAGGGCTGTGATGGTGTTTGTCAGATCTCACTCCTTACTCCAAAGTAGCAACAGAGGGTCAAACCTTACAAAATCAATGCTACCCCCGCCTGTCTGCTAGATAAAACATGGAGGGGCTGGGAAAAGCAAGCACCAAGGGCAGGCAGGTGCCCTCACAGCTGCGTAGGCTTCAGAAAATGCTGTGGCCGCCCTCGGGCTCCGTGGCCttcccaccagcccctccccacaaACCGCAGTCACACAAGCGGTTTTTCCTCCAGCGTGGGGACCCCTTCCCAGCCACTTTACCTCGTCCTGCCCAAGAAGGACCTTCGTGGTGAGCACGGGCTTGCTGATGTCACTGGCCACGGCGCTGGGCTCCAGGGAGACCAGGGTACCCATCTTCCCGAACTGGGTCACCACGACCAGGATGTGACTGCTGAAGGCCGTGCAGACCACCTGCGTGGGGACCCCACACACCACTTCCGTCTTCTGTTTGGATACCAGCAAGGGATTGCCTTCCATGGATGGGTCTCTTCAAGGACACTTCAGTGTTTagcaaggaaaaaggaaggaaaagagagtaaTTCAGGCCACCCGCGTCGGAGGAGGCTCGTGGCTCCAGCATGAGCACCATCTTGTCCTCATTAGCAGCACAAGCGCGCCCACGCGACCGAGCGCCCGTGNGGTCCTCAGCAGCAGCACAAGCGCGCCCACGCGACCGAGCGCCCGTGCACGCACGCCGGCTTCACCCGCACCGCTCCGGAACCGCTCACCGGCGCACGTGTGCGCACGAGCGGGCTGCGCCGGGAAGCTGGGCCGGCAGGGCACTCGCAGCTCTCTACCCCGGACCGGGAGCGAGCGCCGCAGGTGCACACGCTCGGCTCCTGCAGGTGGCCGCGCCCCGGCCGCCCTCTGAGCTTCCCTTTCCGTTTGGGGAAACGACGCGCCACGGGACAGGGCAGCAACCTTCGCGGGGGCGACGGGCAGAGCGCCGGGAGGCGGGGGTCCCGCAGGAACGCGCGCCCACCCACCCAACCCACCCGACAGGCCTCCTGCGCTCACCGCGCCGCGCCCGGAAGTGACGCCTATGGGCGACGCGGGCCCGCCCCCGCACGGAGGCCCCTCTCACCTACGACGCGGCCCCTCCCACCGGAAGTGTGGCTGCGGGCTTCCGGTCCCGGCAGGGCTTCCGGTGCCGGCAGGGCCTCCGGCTCCCTGAGCGGTGGG
This genomic interval carries:
- the PSMG3 gene encoding proteasome assembly chaperone 3 codes for the protein MEGNPLLVSKQKTEVVCGVPTQVVCTAFSSHILVVVTQFGKMGTLVSLEPSAVASDISKPVLTTKVLLGQDEPLIHVFAKNLVTFVSQEAGNRAVLLAMAVKDRSVEGLKALKEVIQSCQVW
- the LOC117804071 gene encoding uncharacterized protein LOC117804071, with amino-acid sequence MGLFKDTSQHKRAHATERPXGPQQQHKRAHATERPCTHAGFTRTAPEPLTGARVRTSGLRREAGPAGHSQLSTPDRERAPQVHTLGSCRWPRPGRPLSFPFRLGKRRATGQGSNLRGGDGQSAGRRGSRRNARPPTQPTRQASCAHRAAPGSDAYGRRGPAPARRPLSPTTRPLPPEVWLRASGPGRASGAGRASGSLSGGVRRSRETGCLGAELATGRQTGKGWIRALDACPVVFDFRPEGSEPSPLQLILPFSKLEVLAGRGRLALMLLQLEPSGPSLGG